ACTTCCCAGTTCCATAACTATATGTAAAGCAGACGGCTCACAGTCATGTGCCCGCAAAAACTCCTCAAATACCCGGCGAGTGCCGGAAGTCGGCTCACGCATCACCCACTTTTCTTGCATCAGTTTTACCAGCTTGGTGGCCGGCTCCGGTTGTGCCATCGCCCCGGCAGCGATCACAACTAGGCTGTCACCACCGCAGGGTTGGCAAATCAAGTGATCAGACGGCAAAAATGGCCCTTCAACAAAGCCTACATTAAGAATCCCGTCACGAACTTTCTCAACCACTTCTTCCGTGTTACAGACTTCCATGGCAATATCCACCCTGGGATACTGCTGCTGAAACGCAACCAAAATTTCCGGCAAGACATATTCGCCGATTGTCAGGCTAGCCCCCAGATGCAGCCTGCCGGAAATATCGCCGGCAAATTCCTGCAGCATCCTTTCTGCTTCTTGATACAACCGGTCAATATGCACCGCGTAAGGATATAATGCCTCTCCCGCTGGTGTCGCATGAATCCGCCGGTAAAACCGGTCAAATAATTTAACATCATAAAAATCTTCAAGATGTTGAATTTGCTGACTGACTGCTGATTGTGTCATATGTAGAACTTCGGCCGCTTTGGAAAAACTATTCTGTTCCACAATAGTTTTAAATATCTTCAACTGTACATCAAGCATTTGTTTACCATCCTTATCCCTGTTAAAAACACTGACATCAGCAATATTGCGGCGGTACGTTTTACACTTGCCTCTGCAATTTGTTGTGTTGCAATACAAATATTTCCAGGAGAAATGTCATGTTTCTATCACT
This window of the Methylomusa anaerophila genome carries:
- a CDS encoding LysR family transcriptional regulator, with product MLDVQLKIFKTIVEQNSFSKAAEVLHMTQSAVSQQIQHLEDFYDVKLFDRFYRRIHATPAGEALYPYAVHIDRLYQEAERMLQEFAGDISGRLHLGASLTIGEYVLPEILVAFQQQYPRVDIAMEVCNTEEVVEKVRDGILNVGFVEGPFLPSDHLICQPCGGDSLVVIAAGAMAQPEPATKLVKLMQEKWVMREPTSGTRRVFEEFLRAHDCEPSALHIVMELGSTQAIKEAVKAGLGISVVSRRAVSLEFNHCALQAVQLTEGEITRPFSLVYHKDKFRTYTVETFLAFALSKLNVQQPNE